The following are from one region of the Streptomyces rubrogriseus genome:
- a CDS encoding amidohydrolase family protein: protein MTAPTVDVHAHVLLPEVDALVDGLPGHVEARALDARRNGPEALAVSGPMVRDRIPLLTDVTARLAAMDARGVDLQLVSPSPSHYHYWTDEQTAEKVYRLANEATAVHCSAAPDRLRGLGLVPLQHPELAVRALDHALEQGLLGVEISSHAPGRELSDPDYAPLWARAEETGAVLFLHPFGCTLDERLDRWYLSNTVGQPTENAVALSHLIFSGVLDRYPGLKIVAAHGGGYLPTHIGRSDHAWSARSDAGAGCAHPPSGYLKRLYFDSLVHDPHVLRELIRAVGADRVLLGSDFPFDMGTEDPVGALRAARLTDSDFHAVRGGNAAALLRKD from the coding sequence GTGACCGCTCCCACCGTCGACGTCCACGCCCATGTCCTGCTGCCCGAGGTCGACGCACTCGTCGACGGCCTGCCCGGCCACGTCGAGGCACGCGCCCTGGACGCCCGCCGCAACGGCCCCGAGGCCCTCGCCGTGAGCGGACCGATGGTCCGCGACCGGATCCCACTGCTCACCGACGTCACCGCCCGGCTGGCGGCGATGGACGCCCGGGGTGTGGATCTGCAACTGGTCAGCCCCTCACCGTCGCACTACCACTACTGGACGGACGAGCAGACCGCGGAGAAGGTGTACCGGCTCGCCAACGAGGCGACCGCGGTGCACTGTTCGGCCGCCCCGGACCGGCTGCGCGGATTGGGCCTCGTGCCGCTCCAGCACCCCGAGCTGGCGGTGCGGGCCCTCGACCACGCCCTGGAGCAGGGGCTGCTGGGCGTGGAGATCTCCAGCCATGCCCCCGGCCGGGAGCTGTCCGACCCGGACTACGCCCCCCTGTGGGCGCGGGCCGAGGAGACCGGGGCCGTCCTGTTCCTGCACCCCTTCGGGTGCACGCTCGACGAGCGCCTGGACCGCTGGTACCTGTCCAACACGGTCGGACAGCCCACCGAGAACGCCGTCGCGCTGTCCCACCTGATCTTCTCCGGTGTCCTGGACCGGTACCCCGGGCTGAAGATCGTCGCGGCGCACGGCGGCGGCTACCTGCCCACCCACATCGGCCGCTCCGACCACGCCTGGTCGGCCCGCTCCGACGCGGGCGCCGGCTGCGCGCACCCGCCCAGCGGCTACCTGAAGCGGCTGTACTTCGACTCCCTGGTCCACGACCCGCACGTGCTGCGGGAGTTGATCCGGGCGGTCGGCGCGGACCGGGTGCTGCTCGGCTCCGACTTCCCCTTCGACATGGGCACCGAGGACCCGGTCGGCGCCCTGCGCGCCGCCCGCCTCACCGACTCCGACTTCCACGCCGTACGAGGCGGCAACGCCGCCGCCCTCCTCCGGAAGGACTGA
- a CDS encoding VOC family protein has protein sequence MRLLTHLRHVDLAVPDYDKQLDFYSGVWGLTKVAEDSGISFLAAEGSPEQYVVRLRKAEEKRLDLVSYGAASAADVDTLAERLLAGGVQLISRPGTVDTPGGGYGFRFFDVDGRTIEVSADVEVRRHRKIEEKESIPVKLSHVVLNSPDLNRTREWYERHLGFALSDTLSSPHMGEVMHFLRISNQHHSMALAKGPHTALHHVSFEMRGLDEYMRGSGRVMRAGFRKIWGPGRHMAGDNTFTYFLDPHGNTVEYTTELENLDEDTWHPHVYDFSKPEVTDQWGTANPMNELVAKESFNDPDRGVFVAPPV, from the coding sequence ATGCGTCTGCTCACCCACCTGCGGCACGTCGACCTCGCCGTGCCGGACTACGACAAGCAGCTCGACTTCTACTCCGGAGTCTGGGGCCTGACCAAGGTCGCCGAGGACTCCGGCATCTCCTTCCTGGCCGCCGAGGGCTCCCCCGAGCAGTACGTCGTACGGCTGCGCAAGGCCGAGGAGAAGCGCCTCGACCTCGTCTCCTACGGCGCCGCGAGCGCGGCGGACGTCGACACCCTCGCCGAGCGGCTGCTCGCGGGCGGCGTCCAGTTGATCTCCCGGCCGGGCACGGTGGACACGCCCGGCGGCGGCTACGGCTTCCGCTTCTTCGACGTCGACGGCCGCACCATCGAGGTCTCCGCCGACGTCGAGGTCAGGCGGCACCGCAAGATCGAGGAGAAGGAGTCCATTCCGGTCAAGCTCTCCCACGTCGTCCTCAACTCCCCCGACCTGAACCGCACCCGCGAGTGGTACGAGCGCCACCTCGGCTTCGCCCTCTCCGACACGCTCAGCTCGCCGCACATGGGCGAGGTCATGCACTTCTTGCGGATCAGCAACCAGCACCACTCGATGGCCCTCGCGAAGGGTCCGCACACCGCCCTGCACCACGTCTCCTTCGAGATGCGCGGCCTCGACGAGTACATGCGCGGCTCGGGCCGGGTCATGCGGGCGGGCTTCCGGAAGATCTGGGGCCCCGGGCGGCACATGGCCGGGGACAACACGTTCACGTACTTCCTCGACCCGCACGGCAACACCGTCGAGTACACCACCGAGCTGGAGAACCTGGACGAGGACACCTGGCACCCGCACGTCTACGACTTCTCCAAGCCCGAGGTCACCGACCAGTGGGGCACCGCCAACCCCATGAACGAACTGGTCGCCAAGGAGTCGTTCAACGACCCCGACCGCGGTGTGTTCGTCGCCCCGCCGGTCTGA
- a CDS encoding fumarylacetoacetate hydrolase family protein, whose protein sequence is MRFAAYEHRQRHRVAVVEDDGSLRPLPGVASLTDLLARADGLPGLLAAGRAALHAPPGPHVSQVRLLPPLRPASVRDFVTFEEHVEGVRRSVDGVAGVPEQWYAAPTFYFTNPHATYGHRDDIPVPPGSAVLDFELEVGAVIGREGRDLTPEQARDHIVGYTVFNDWSARDLQGAEMKVGLGPCKGKDTATALGPYLVTADELEPYRDADGFLRLALTAEVNGERVGEDLLSNMSWTFEEMTAYASRGTRVVPGDVLGSGTCGNGGCLAELWGRRGEQTPPPLKPGDTVSLTVEGIGTLTNTVVPGLDPVPLPTGRRRSRERP, encoded by the coding sequence ATGCGTTTCGCCGCCTACGAACACCGCCAGCGTCACCGCGTGGCCGTCGTGGAGGACGACGGCTCCCTCCGCCCGCTGCCCGGCGTCGCCTCACTCACCGACCTGCTCGCGCGGGCCGACGGACTGCCCGGCCTGCTCGCCGCCGGCCGGGCCGCCCTCCACGCCCCGCCCGGTCCGCACGTGTCCCAGGTGCGGCTGCTGCCCCCGCTGCGGCCCGCGTCGGTACGGGACTTCGTCACGTTCGAGGAGCACGTCGAGGGCGTACGCCGCTCGGTCGACGGCGTAGCCGGTGTCCCCGAGCAGTGGTACGCGGCGCCGACCTTCTACTTCACCAACCCGCACGCGACCTACGGCCACCGGGACGACATCCCGGTGCCGCCCGGTTCGGCCGTGCTGGACTTCGAGTTGGAGGTCGGCGCGGTGATCGGCCGGGAGGGCCGCGACCTCACCCCCGAGCAGGCCCGCGACCACATCGTCGGCTACACCGTGTTCAACGACTGGTCCGCACGCGACCTCCAGGGCGCGGAGATGAAGGTGGGCCTCGGTCCCTGCAAGGGCAAGGACACCGCCACCGCCCTCGGCCCGTACCTCGTCACCGCCGACGAGCTGGAGCCGTACCGGGACGCCGACGGGTTCCTGCGCCTGGCCCTGACCGCCGAGGTGAACGGTGAAAGGGTCGGCGAGGACCTGCTGTCCAACATGAGCTGGACCTTCGAGGAGATGACCGCCTACGCCTCCCGCGGCACCCGCGTCGTCCCGGGCGACGTCCTCGGCTCGGGCACCTGCGGCAACGGCGGCTGCCTGGCCGAACTGTGGGGCCGACGCGGCGAACAGACACCGCCGCCGCTGAAGCCCGGCGACACCGTCTCCCTCACGGTGGAGGGCATCGGCACCCTCACGAACACCGTCGTCCCCGGGCTGGACCCCGTCCCCCTGCCGACCGGCCGGCGCCGGTCCCGGGAGCGGCCGTGA